CGTGCCATGCGCTTCACCCCGCATCGCGTGACCACTTTCACGCCCGCCCGGTCCGCGGCCTCCTGCAAACATCGAATGACGGTTTCCGATGAATCCGTGATCGGAAACATGCGCCCATCCTGCTCCACCTTCAGTTTCACGCCGCGCGCTTCAAACCACTCCACCGCGTCCCTCGCTTGAAACATCTGAAACGCCCCCAACAACACCCTCTCGCCCCTCGGATACCGCACGGCGAGTTCTCGCGGCTCGAAACAACCGTGTGTCACGTTGCAGCGGCCGCCGCCGGAAATCCGGACTTTGGAAAGGCACACGGCGGATTGCTCCAAAATCGCCACGGCGATCCCTGGACGCGCCTCGGCAAACGCGATGGCGCCGAAGAAACCCGCCGCCCCGCCCCCCACCACCCCCACCGGAGGTAGTGTGTTCAACTCCGCGCTGCATTCCATAAAATCCAAATTCCCAAAATGCCCACCGCCAAGGCTACACCTTTGCGATACTGCTCGACGCCCAACCCCATCAAGATCCGCTCCCCCAGCGCCGTGCCGGCCACGCACCCCGCCGAGGCCACCACGATCGTAAGCCCCATGCCCTGAAGACTCTCCCATCCTCGCGCCAAGTAAACCGGTGTTCGCGCCACATCGACCGCCAGCGCGATAGCGGTGCTCGTCGCCAAGAAAGCCCGGGGCTCCAACCCGCAAATCAGAAGCGCGCAAGCGCGCAAGCCGCCTTGGTTCCCCGCGACTCCACCAAAGAATCCGGAAAGCAGGCCGAGCGTTCGCCCGGCCCGCGGGCGCCACCCGAAAAATCCACTGCTCAAATTCGCCGCCGCCGTGGCCAGCAGCAGCAAGCCCATCGCCATGGTCACGCCTTGGCCTCCCAGCCAGCGATGCGACAGGGCTCCCGCCAATCCCCCCGCCGCGCTCCAGACTCCAAATTTTCTAAACACCCCCCAATCCACGTGGCCGTAATGCCTCCAAAACCGAAACACCGTGGCCATCAAATGCGGCAGGGACACCGCCATCACCGCCCGCTCCATGCCATACTCCGCCGCAATCAAAGGCGTGAGCAGGCTGCCAATCCCGAATCCCACCAAGCCCGCCGTGGCTCCGGAAACCAGCCCTACTGCAAACACACCCATCAGAAAGAGAATCATGCTCTTGGCACTGAACAATCGCTTGCCCGCAGGATCCACACTCGGCCTGATTAAGAATCATTCCGCACAACCAGGGAGCGGTGTCTTGAGCCCGGAAATCCCAGACTGAGGGGCAACTATGAAATTTCCGGGCCAGACGAGTCAATTCGCATGGAAAACCCACCCACGATCCATCGAGATTCGACCGAATCCTGATTCCAAAATCAAACGGGAGACACCGCTCGCCCGGCTCATGCGATCGGGAGACTCGCCCATGCCAAGTGCCTCCCCCCAGGCATGAAACTGTGATCCCCGGACCGCGCCGTTCACGGCGCCTCAACGTGGACAACCCATCCGCGTGGATTCCCAACCCGTCCCGAATGACGCCCCAGGCTTCCCCCGTAACGCAGACAGCCCTGTCTGCTGTGCCGCAGGCTGCCCAGCCTGCGAGCCGGTGCCAAGCCTATCGCCCCGCAATTCCCCCAGGCGTGCAACCGCAATCTCCGGACCGCGCCGTTCACGGTGCCTCAGCGTGGACAGCCTGACGACGTGGTTGGTCCGAGAACACTGGAGCAGGGTGGAGGTTCGCTCGAGGCAGAGATCTCGGGTCCGCTTCTTTGGGCGAGCATGCTGA
The genomic region above belongs to Verrucomicrobiota bacterium and contains:
- a CDS encoding sulfite exporter TauE/SafE family protein; its protein translation is MILFLMGVFAVGLVSGATAGLVGFGIGSLLTPLIAAEYGMERAVMAVSLPHLMATVFRFWRHYGHVDWGVFRKFGVWSAAGGLAGALSHRWLGGQGVTMAMGLLLLATAAANLSSGFFGWRPRAGRTLGLLSGFFGGVAGNQGGLRACALLICGLEPRAFLATSTAIALAVDVARTPVYLARGWESLQGMGLTIVVASAGCVAGTALGERILMGLGVEQYRKGVALAVGILGIWILWNAARS